A DNA window from Solanum lycopersicum chromosome 3, SLM_r2.1 contains the following coding sequences:
- the LOC101252663 gene encoding U-box domain-containing protein 5-like isoform X1, with amino-acid sequence MWIDAAEVSETPPFHHDIKVHHLMCMELIQFVTRVSVLLPEIEAVRPGCSGTEILCRLNNEIDKAKTLHQHCSESSKLYLAFTGDTILSRCKKSRNMFEQSLNQVQNMVPVSLASEISQLIAELRGAIFSVDPSEEEAGKVIKELLHRYVNTTDSAEEYAFEAIQVAMWKLHITSLKALSIEKRSIKEMMDRVGEGETTKRRILSIFLKLLNKHGKSIVTEQIHKEDSYPFYNQCEVNSH; translated from the exons ATGTGGATTGATGCTGCTGAAGTGAGTGAGACACCTCCATTTCATCATGATATTAAG GTGCATCATCTAATGTGCATGGAACTAATTCAGTTTGTAACTAGAGTTTCGGTATTACTTCCTGAAATTGAAGCAGTCCGTCCTGGATGCTCCGGAACAGAGATACTTtgtcggttgaacaatgaaattGACAAAGCCAAGACACTACATCAACACTGCAGTGAATCTAGTAAGCTATACTTG GCATTCACAGGAGATACTATACTCTCACGATGTAAGAAATCAAGAAACATGTTTGAGCAAAGCTTAAACCAGGTGCAAAATATGGTTCCAGTATCGCTGGCTTCCGAG ATATCACAACTGATTGCTGAACTAAGGGGTGCGATATTCAGCGTGGACCCATCTGAAGAGGAGGCAGGGAAGGTTATAAAGGAATTACTTCATCGGTATGTCAACACAACAGATTCGGCTGAAGAATATGCCTTCGAGGCAATTCAAGTTGCTATGTGGAAGCTTCATATCACATCTCTAAAAGCTCTTTCAATTGAAAAAAGATCCATAAAAGAGATGATGGATAGAGTTGGCGAGGGTGAAACAACGAAAAGGAGGATCTTATCGATATTTCTTAAGCTCCTTAATAAGCATGGAAAATCAATTGTGACAGAGCAAATTCATAAGGAAGACTCTTACCCATTTTACAATCAGTGTGAAGTGAACTCTCATTAG
- the LOC101248848 gene encoding U-box domain-containing protein 5-like isoform X2, whose translation MSLWCNWLQISQLIAELSGVVFSLDPSEEEAGKVLKELLSRYANTTDSAEEHAFEAIQVAMSKLHITSLKALSIEKGSIKKLLERVGESETSKRRILSIFLKLLNKHGKSIVTEQTENGSLQQEDSYQCEANSRLGCRLDDAEMDVLRSSLPPDEFKCPLSLRLMYEPVVIASGRTYERFQILKWFAEGNDTCPTTRRKLANLSLTPNHTMKDLISRWSATHGLSIPDPSMEAAGAHLLKSRCSSIASLSSSMNNLLLPSFSNLSPESSDAGQVSYAKKLCNFDAISEESNDSIHKVQFQDMDLNPLTRLSSLSWGSQCILVRKISNIFKYSDQACNWTSFEDFVPAMIRFLKDAHDLNDLNSQKLGCLSLSTVLQKCRSSLAYLNDDTFALLVSFLGTDVSKEALSVLKVLSCHQYCQQKIMASDALTPILKMLDDQNRELHEPAIKILCNLSGNSIIVSFITLSDVIPKLIPFLEDKALARDTLIILNNLCITEVATASVAETDGCIPSIVKLLDSDSLEDQEHAVSLLLSLCSQCIQYCRLVIHTDGRVFSDLANIYANGSSNGKVMALKLLRLFNNNGESSVADVDISKGSTVDYTQRKSSSKVPGLLRKLFSKQGSVAKSKK comes from the exons ATGAGCCTGTGGTGCAACTGGCTGCAGATTTCACAACTGATCGCTGAACTGAGTGGTGTGGTATTCAGCTTGGACCCATCTGAAGAGGAGGCAGGGAAGGTTCTAAAGGAATTACTTAGCCGATATGCAAATACAACAGATTCAGCTGAAGAACATGCCTTTGAGGCAATTCAAGTTGCTATGTCGAAGCTTCATATCACATCTCTAAAAGCTCTTTCAATTGAGAAAGGATCTATAAAAAAACTTCTGGAGAGAGTTGGTGAGAGTGAGACATCAAAAAGGAGGATCTTATCGATATTTCTGAAGCTCCTTAATAAGCATGGAAAATCAATTGTGACAGAGCAAACAGAGAATGGCTCTCTTCAGCAGGAAGACTCTTACCAATGTGAAGCAAACTCTCGTTTGGGATGTCGACTTGATGATGCTGAAATGGACGTTCTGAGGAGCTCTCTACCTCCGGATGAGTTTAAATGTCCTTTGTCTTTGAGATTGATGTATGAGCCCGTTGTAATTGCATCTGGACGAACATATGAAAGATTTCAGATACTGAAATGGTTTGCTGAAGGTAATGATACATGTCCAACAACGAGAAGAAAATTGGCTAACTTATCTTTGACTCCGAATCACACAATGAAGGACCTAATATCAAGGTGGAGTGCAACACATGGACTTAGCATTCCCGACCCCAGCATGGAGGCTGCAGGGGCTCACTTGTTGAAATCTCGTTGTAGTTCGATCGCTAGCTTGAGCAGCTCAATGAATAATCTACTTCTTCCCAGCTTCAGCAATTTATCTCCTGAATCTTCAGATGCAGGTCAAGTGTCCTATGCTAAGAAACTATGCAACTTCGATGCGATATCAGAGGAAAGCAATGACAGTATTCACAAAGTTCAATTTCAAGATATGGACCTGAATCCTTTAACCAGGCTCAGTTCACTTTCTTGGGGGTCACAATGCATCTTGGTCAGAAAAATTAGTAACATTTTCAAATATAGCGATCAAGCTTGCAATTGGACGTCATTCGAGGATTTTGTTCCTGCAATGATTAGATTTCTGAAAGATGCACATGATTTAAATGATCTAAATTCCCAAAAACTGGGATGTCTATCATTATCAACTGTTCTGCAGAAATGCAG GAGCAGTTTGGCATATTTGAATGACGACACTTTTGCACTTCTGGTATCATTTCTTGGAACGGATGTTTCCAAAGAAGCCCTTTCTGTATTGAAGGTGTTGTCCTGCCATCAATATTGTCAACAAAAAATTATGGCTTCGGATGCTCTGACTCCCATTTTAAAGATGCTTGATGACCAGAACAGAGAATTGCACGAACCAGCCATCAAAATATTATGTAACTTGTCCGGAAACAGCATAATTGTTTCATTCATCACACTTTCAGATGTCATTCCGAAGTTGATCCCTTTTCTAGAAGATAAAGCTCTAGCAAGAGACACtcttattattttgaataatcttTGCATCACTGAAGTTGCTACAGCTTCCGTAGCTGAGACAGATGGATGCATTCCTTCAATTGTGAAGCTACTCGACAGTGATAGTCTCGAGGATCAGGAGCATGCAGTGTCTCTCCTTCTTTCATTGTGCTCTCAATGCATTCAGTACTGTCGGCTTGTCATCCACACGGATGGACGAGTCTTTTCTGATCTTGCCAATATATATGCCAACGGAAGTAGCAACGGGAAGGTAATGGCTTTGAAGTTACTGAGACTGTTTAATAATAATGGAGAATCTTCAGTTGCAGATGTTGACATTTCTAAAGGCTCTACCGTTGACTATACTCAGCGAAAATCGAGTTCAAAGGTACCAGGATTACTCCGGAAGTTATTTTCGAAACAAGGTTCTGTtgctaaaagtaaaaaatag
- the LOC101252663 gene encoding U-box domain-containing protein 5-like isoform X2: protein MCMELIQFVTRVSVLLPEIEAVRPGCSGTEILCRLNNEIDKAKTLHQHCSESSKLYLAFTGDTILSRCKKSRNMFEQSLNQVQNMVPVSLASEISQLIAELRGAIFSVDPSEEEAGKVIKELLHRYVNTTDSAEEYAFEAIQVAMWKLHITSLKALSIEKRSIKEMMDRVGEGETTKRRILSIFLKLLNKHGKSIVTEQIHKEDSYPFYNQCEVNSH from the exons ATGTGCATGGAACTAATTCAGTTTGTAACTAGAGTTTCGGTATTACTTCCTGAAATTGAAGCAGTCCGTCCTGGATGCTCCGGAACAGAGATACTTtgtcggttgaacaatgaaattGACAAAGCCAAGACACTACATCAACACTGCAGTGAATCTAGTAAGCTATACTTG GCATTCACAGGAGATACTATACTCTCACGATGTAAGAAATCAAGAAACATGTTTGAGCAAAGCTTAAACCAGGTGCAAAATATGGTTCCAGTATCGCTGGCTTCCGAG ATATCACAACTGATTGCTGAACTAAGGGGTGCGATATTCAGCGTGGACCCATCTGAAGAGGAGGCAGGGAAGGTTATAAAGGAATTACTTCATCGGTATGTCAACACAACAGATTCGGCTGAAGAATATGCCTTCGAGGCAATTCAAGTTGCTATGTGGAAGCTTCATATCACATCTCTAAAAGCTCTTTCAATTGAAAAAAGATCCATAAAAGAGATGATGGATAGAGTTGGCGAGGGTGAAACAACGAAAAGGAGGATCTTATCGATATTTCTTAAGCTCCTTAATAAGCATGGAAAATCAATTGTGACAGAGCAAATTCATAAGGAAGACTCTTACCCATTTTACAATCAGTGTGAAGTGAACTCTCATTAG
- the LOC101248848 gene encoding U-box domain-containing protein 5-like isoform X1, producing MWSGSSEVSETPQSYRAIKVHYLMCMKLFQFITRVSVLLPEIEAARPGCSSGREALCRLNIEIDIAKTLCQRCTESSKLYLALTGDSILSRCEKSRNLFKQSLSQVQNQVPVALAAEISQLIAELSGVVFSLDPSEEEAGKVLKELLSRYANTTDSAEEHAFEAIQVAMSKLHITSLKALSIEKGSIKKLLERVGESETSKRRILSIFLKLLNKHGKSIVTEQTENGSLQQEDSYQCEANSRLGCRLDDAEMDVLRSSLPPDEFKCPLSLRLMYEPVVIASGRTYERFQILKWFAEGNDTCPTTRRKLANLSLTPNHTMKDLISRWSATHGLSIPDPSMEAAGAHLLKSRCSSIASLSSSMNNLLLPSFSNLSPESSDAGQVSYAKKLCNFDAISEESNDSIHKVQFQDMDLNPLTRLSSLSWGSQCILVRKISNIFKYSDQACNWTSFEDFVPAMIRFLKDAHDLNDLNSQKLGCLSLSTVLQKCRSSLAYLNDDTFALLVSFLGTDVSKEALSVLKVLSCHQYCQQKIMASDALTPILKMLDDQNRELHEPAIKILCNLSGNSIIVSFITLSDVIPKLIPFLEDKALARDTLIILNNLCITEVATASVAETDGCIPSIVKLLDSDSLEDQEHAVSLLLSLCSQCIQYCRLVIHTDGRVFSDLANIYANGSSNGKVMALKLLRLFNNNGESSVADVDISKGSTVDYTQRKSSSKVPGLLRKLFSKQGSVAKSKK from the exons ATGTGGAGTGGTTCTTCTGAAGTAAGTGAGACGCCGCAGTCTTATCGTGCTATTAAG GTGCATTATCTAATGTGCATGAAGCTATTTCAGTTTATAACTAGAGTTTCAGTATTACTTCCTGAAATTGAAGCAGCCCGTCCTGGATGCTCTTCTGGAAGAGAGGCACTTTGCCGGTTGAACATTGAAATTGACATAGCCAAGACGCTGTGTCAGCGTTGCACTGAATCTAGTAAACTGTACTTG GCGCTAACAGGAGATTCCATACTTTCAAGATGTGAGAAATCAAGAAACTTGTTTAAGCAAAGCTTAAGCCAGGTGCAAAATCAGGTTCCAGTAGCGCTGGCTGCGGAG ATTTCACAACTGATCGCTGAACTGAGTGGTGTGGTATTCAGCTTGGACCCATCTGAAGAGGAGGCAGGGAAGGTTCTAAAGGAATTACTTAGCCGATATGCAAATACAACAGATTCAGCTGAAGAACATGCCTTTGAGGCAATTCAAGTTGCTATGTCGAAGCTTCATATCACATCTCTAAAAGCTCTTTCAATTGAGAAAGGATCTATAAAAAAACTTCTGGAGAGAGTTGGTGAGAGTGAGACATCAAAAAGGAGGATCTTATCGATATTTCTGAAGCTCCTTAATAAGCATGGAAAATCAATTGTGACAGAGCAAACAGAGAATGGCTCTCTTCAGCAGGAAGACTCTTACCAATGTGAAGCAAACTCTCGTTTGGGATGTCGACTTGATGATGCTGAAATGGACGTTCTGAGGAGCTCTCTACCTCCGGATGAGTTTAAATGTCCTTTGTCTTTGAGATTGATGTATGAGCCCGTTGTAATTGCATCTGGACGAACATATGAAAGATTTCAGATACTGAAATGGTTTGCTGAAGGTAATGATACATGTCCAACAACGAGAAGAAAATTGGCTAACTTATCTTTGACTCCGAATCACACAATGAAGGACCTAATATCAAGGTGGAGTGCAACACATGGACTTAGCATTCCCGACCCCAGCATGGAGGCTGCAGGGGCTCACTTGTTGAAATCTCGTTGTAGTTCGATCGCTAGCTTGAGCAGCTCAATGAATAATCTACTTCTTCCCAGCTTCAGCAATTTATCTCCTGAATCTTCAGATGCAGGTCAAGTGTCCTATGCTAAGAAACTATGCAACTTCGATGCGATATCAGAGGAAAGCAATGACAGTATTCACAAAGTTCAATTTCAAGATATGGACCTGAATCCTTTAACCAGGCTCAGTTCACTTTCTTGGGGGTCACAATGCATCTTGGTCAGAAAAATTAGTAACATTTTCAAATATAGCGATCAAGCTTGCAATTGGACGTCATTCGAGGATTTTGTTCCTGCAATGATTAGATTTCTGAAAGATGCACATGATTTAAATGATCTAAATTCCCAAAAACTGGGATGTCTATCATTATCAACTGTTCTGCAGAAATGCAG GAGCAGTTTGGCATATTTGAATGACGACACTTTTGCACTTCTGGTATCATTTCTTGGAACGGATGTTTCCAAAGAAGCCCTTTCTGTATTGAAGGTGTTGTCCTGCCATCAATATTGTCAACAAAAAATTATGGCTTCGGATGCTCTGACTCCCATTTTAAAGATGCTTGATGACCAGAACAGAGAATTGCACGAACCAGCCATCAAAATATTATGTAACTTGTCCGGAAACAGCATAATTGTTTCATTCATCACACTTTCAGATGTCATTCCGAAGTTGATCCCTTTTCTAGAAGATAAAGCTCTAGCAAGAGACACtcttattattttgaataatcttTGCATCACTGAAGTTGCTACAGCTTCCGTAGCTGAGACAGATGGATGCATTCCTTCAATTGTGAAGCTACTCGACAGTGATAGTCTCGAGGATCAGGAGCATGCAGTGTCTCTCCTTCTTTCATTGTGCTCTCAATGCATTCAGTACTGTCGGCTTGTCATCCACACGGATGGACGAGTCTTTTCTGATCTTGCCAATATATATGCCAACGGAAGTAGCAACGGGAAGGTAATGGCTTTGAAGTTACTGAGACTGTTTAATAATAATGGAGAATCTTCAGTTGCAGATGTTGACATTTCTAAAGGCTCTACCGTTGACTATACTCAGCGAAAATCGAGTTCAAAGGTACCAGGATTACTCCGGAAGTTATTTTCGAAACAAGGTTCTGTtgctaaaagtaaaaaatag